A section of the Burkholderia mallei ATCC 23344 genome encodes:
- the xdhA gene encoding xanthine dehydrogenase small subunit: protein MSEPIRFYHRRAIREVSGANVTRTVLQYLREDAHCTGTKEGCAEGDCGACTVVVGELNDAGGVEFKAVNACIQFLPTLDGRALFTVEDLRQPDGALHPAQEALVECHGSQCGFCTPGFAMSMWALYERHGHEAQRADRTTPSRAQIADALTGNLCRCTGYRPIVDAAVRMFDARPPKAPVDVAALARALQALRRDDTFHYEHAGQAFDAPRTLDALARLKAEKPAARVLAGSTDVGLWVTKQLRDLGDVLYVGQVPELRRIVEHDDWIEIGAGASVEAAYAALAAHYPELVEMWKRFASLPIRNAGTIGGNVANGSPIGDSMPGLIALGARVVLRGGRAARELPLEDLYVGYQKKDMAEHELVVALKVPKRTGARANLRFRTYKLSKRFDSDISAVCAAFAFEADGEVLRAPRIAFGGMAATPKRAAHAEAALAGAVWDEAAALAAMRALDHDYAPLTDMRATSAYRLETAKNLLYRFWLETRPHDPLPASAVNVREVAAEPAAS, encoded by the coding sequence ATGAGTGAGCCGATCCGTTTCTATCATCGCCGGGCGATCCGCGAAGTCAGCGGCGCGAACGTCACCCGCACGGTGCTTCAGTATCTGCGCGAGGACGCGCATTGCACCGGCACGAAGGAGGGCTGCGCGGAAGGCGACTGCGGCGCGTGCACGGTCGTCGTCGGCGAACTGAACGACGCGGGCGGCGTCGAGTTCAAGGCGGTCAACGCGTGCATCCAGTTCCTGCCGACGCTCGATGGCCGCGCGCTGTTCACCGTCGAGGACCTGCGCCAGCCGGACGGCGCGCTGCATCCGGCGCAGGAGGCGCTCGTCGAATGCCACGGCTCGCAATGCGGCTTCTGCACGCCGGGCTTCGCGATGTCGATGTGGGCGCTGTACGAGCGGCACGGGCACGAAGCGCAGCGCGCCGATCGCACGACGCCGTCGCGCGCGCAGATCGCCGACGCGCTCACCGGCAATCTGTGCCGCTGCACCGGCTACCGTCCGATCGTCGACGCGGCGGTGCGCATGTTCGACGCGCGGCCGCCGAAGGCGCCCGTCGACGTCGCCGCGCTCGCGCGCGCGCTGCAGGCGCTGCGCCGGGACGACACGTTCCATTACGAGCACGCGGGCCAGGCGTTCGACGCGCCGCGCACGCTCGACGCGCTCGCGCGGCTGAAGGCCGAGAAGCCCGCCGCGCGCGTGCTCGCGGGCAGCACCGACGTCGGCCTGTGGGTGACGAAGCAACTGCGCGATCTGGGCGACGTGCTGTACGTCGGCCAGGTGCCCGAGCTGCGCCGGATCGTCGAGCACGACGACTGGATCGAGATCGGCGCGGGCGCGTCGGTCGAGGCTGCGTATGCGGCGCTCGCCGCGCATTATCCGGAGCTCGTCGAGATGTGGAAGCGCTTCGCCTCGCTGCCGATCCGCAACGCGGGGACGATCGGCGGCAACGTCGCGAACGGCTCGCCGATCGGCGATTCGATGCCGGGCCTGATCGCGCTCGGCGCGCGGGTGGTGCTGCGCGGCGGCCGCGCGGCGCGCGAGCTGCCGCTCGAGGATCTGTACGTCGGCTATCAGAAGAAGGACATGGCCGAGCACGAGCTCGTCGTCGCGCTGAAGGTGCCCAAGCGCACCGGCGCGCGCGCGAACCTGCGGTTTCGCACGTACAAGCTGTCGAAGCGCTTCGATTCCGACATCTCGGCCGTCTGCGCGGCGTTCGCGTTCGAGGCCGACGGCGAGGTGCTCCGCGCGCCGCGCATCGCGTTCGGCGGGATGGCCGCGACGCCGAAGCGCGCAGCGCATGCGGAAGCCGCGCTCGCCGGTGCCGTCTGGGACGAGGCCGCCGCGCTCGCCGCGATGCGCGCGCTCGACCACGATTACGCGCCGCTCACCGACATGCGCGCGACGAGCGCGTACCGGCTCGAGACCGCGAAGAACCTGCTGTACCGCTTCTGGCTGGAGACCCGCCCGCACGATCCGCTGCCCGCGTCGGCCGTGAACGTGCGCGAAGTGGCCGCCGAGCCGGCCGCCTCCTGA
- a CDS encoding MFS transporter: MSADSADSVPSPRSAFATTLQIVSVVSFTFICYLTIGLPLAVLPGFVHDELGFSAIVAGAAISVQYFATLASRPLAGRCADTLGPKRTVLRGLAACGASGALLLSAFAFARWPAASIGLLVASRLVLGIGESLVGTGAILWGIGRVGTAHNARVISWNGIATYGALAIGAPVGVAISHALIPAVLGMLVIALAALGYYLARLITPVPLVHGERMSYASVLTRVLPHGLGLALGSAGFGSIATFITLYYAARHWPNAALSLTVFGTLFIGARLLFANTIKTHGGFRVAIVSFAFECAGLLMLWLAPVPHVALVGAALTGFGFALIFPALGVEAVALVPPASRGAALSAYSVFLDLSLGITGPLAGYVAGAFGYPQVFLCAAVAAAAGVALSTVLYQRQARLSGSGAAA, from the coding sequence ATGTCTGCCGATTCAGCCGATTCCGTCCCGTCCCCCCGCAGCGCGTTCGCGACGACGCTGCAGATCGTCTCCGTCGTGTCGTTCACGTTCATCTGCTATCTGACGATCGGCCTGCCGCTCGCGGTGCTGCCGGGTTTCGTTCATGACGAGCTCGGCTTTTCGGCGATCGTCGCGGGCGCGGCAATCAGCGTCCAGTACTTCGCGACGCTCGCGTCGCGGCCGCTCGCGGGCCGCTGCGCGGACACGCTCGGCCCGAAGCGCACCGTGCTGCGCGGGCTCGCCGCGTGCGGCGCGAGCGGCGCGCTCTTGCTGTCCGCGTTCGCGTTCGCGCGCTGGCCGGCCGCGAGCATCGGGCTGCTGGTCGCGAGCCGGCTCGTGCTCGGCATCGGCGAGAGCCTCGTCGGCACGGGCGCGATCCTATGGGGAATCGGCCGCGTCGGCACCGCGCACAACGCGCGCGTGATTTCGTGGAACGGCATCGCGACGTACGGCGCGCTCGCGATCGGCGCGCCCGTCGGCGTCGCGATCTCGCACGCGCTGATCCCCGCCGTGCTCGGCATGCTCGTGATCGCGCTCGCCGCGCTCGGCTACTATCTCGCACGGCTGATCACGCCCGTGCCGCTCGTGCACGGCGAGCGGATGTCGTACGCGAGCGTGCTCACCCGCGTGCTGCCGCACGGCCTCGGCCTCGCGCTCGGCTCGGCCGGTTTCGGCTCGATCGCGACGTTCATCACGCTCTACTACGCGGCGCGGCACTGGCCGAACGCCGCGCTGTCGCTGACCGTGTTCGGCACGCTGTTCATCGGCGCGCGCCTGTTGTTCGCGAACACGATCAAGACGCACGGCGGGTTCCGCGTCGCGATCGTGTCGTTCGCGTTCGAATGCGCGGGCCTCCTGATGCTGTGGCTCGCACCCGTGCCGCACGTCGCGCTCGTCGGCGCCGCGTTGACGGGCTTCGGCTTCGCGCTGATCTTCCCCGCGCTCGGCGTCGAGGCGGTCGCGCTCGTGCCGCCCGCGAGCCGCGGCGCGGCGCTGTCCGCGTATTCGGTGTTCCTCGATCTGTCGCTCGGCATCACGGGGCCGCTCGCCGGTTATGTCGCGGGCGCGTTCGGCTATCCGCAGGTGTTCCTGTGCGCGGCCGTGGCGGCGGCGGCGGGCGTCGCGCTATCGACGGTGCTGTATCAGCGGCAGGCGCGCCTGTCCGGCAGCGGCGCGGCCGCCTGA
- a CDS encoding DMT family transporter: MNLSLYAVTVLIWGTTWIAIKWQLGSVPPPVSIAWRFWLAAAAMFVLLRALRRPVRPPRDAWRLLVAQGFALFCVNFLCFYYAEQVVPSGLVAVVFSTAPLLNSINGRLFMGRPLRQSAIAGALLGLIGIGCLFWQQMAGHVDDRATWIGLAIVLAGTMSFSAGNLLSSRMQTMGLHPLATNGWAMLIGAAILTAGSIAAGLPLAPDTSPRYLAALVYLAVPGSVIGFTAYLTLIGRIGPERAAYCTVLFPIVALAVSTVFEGYRWSPVAVVGLMLVVAGNLVAFDLTRRRFVRTA; encoded by the coding sequence ATGAATCTGTCGCTTTACGCCGTCACCGTGCTGATCTGGGGCACCACCTGGATCGCGATCAAATGGCAGTTGGGCAGCGTGCCTCCGCCCGTGTCGATCGCGTGGCGCTTCTGGCTCGCGGCCGCCGCGATGTTCGTGCTGCTGCGCGCGCTGCGCAGGCCGGTCCGGCCGCCGCGCGATGCATGGCGCTTGCTCGTCGCGCAGGGTTTCGCGCTCTTCTGCGTCAATTTCCTGTGCTTCTACTACGCGGAGCAGGTCGTGCCGAGCGGCCTCGTCGCGGTGGTGTTCTCGACCGCGCCGCTGCTGAACTCGATCAACGGGCGGCTGTTCATGGGGCGGCCGCTGCGGCAGTCCGCGATCGCGGGCGCGCTGCTCGGGCTGATCGGCATCGGCTGCCTGTTCTGGCAGCAGATGGCGGGGCATGTCGACGATCGCGCGACGTGGATCGGCCTTGCGATCGTATTGGCGGGCACGATGAGCTTCTCGGCGGGCAATCTGCTGTCGAGCCGGATGCAGACGATGGGGCTGCATCCGCTCGCGACCAACGGCTGGGCGATGCTGATCGGCGCGGCGATCCTGACCGCCGGCAGCATCGCGGCCGGATTGCCGCTCGCGCCCGATACGAGCCCGCGCTATCTCGCCGCGCTCGTTTATCTCGCGGTGCCGGGCTCGGTGATCGGCTTTACCGCGTACCTGACGCTCATCGGCCGGATCGGGCCCGAGCGCGCCGCCTATTGCACGGTGCTGTTCCCGATCGTCGCGCTTGCCGTCTCGACCGTGTTCGAGGGCTATCGGTGGTCGCCCGTCGCGGTCGTCGGGCTGATGCTCGTCGTCGCCGGCAATCTGGTGGCGTTCGATCTGACGCGCCGGCGCTTCGTGCGGACCGCCTGA
- a CDS encoding helix-turn-helix domain-containing protein has product MHAPSPPPLDARLSVPAADFVGGEVPFGLQSVCRTLAEANAKLERFAWLGDHLAIAEWTRVTDESETVYAQPGHHTLSCYLDGGYRTERQKIARYGAPSLLCALPGDHESRWWVRGEMHFVHLYFLPEHFARRAVRELDREPRELKLADRTYFEDARVAALCRSLALERWDDADGRLRVNETAHEVLSLLLRGQSMTGAGAPFKGGLAPAVRRRVRDYIDTYLAQPMTLGELAQIASLSEYHFSRMFSVSFGRAPHAWIAEQRLARARTLLRTTSLPLAQVAAQCGYANAVHLSHRFRDTHGATPGAYRRAMQAA; this is encoded by the coding sequence ATGCACGCGCCTTCCCCGCCTCCGCTCGACGCCCGCCTGTCCGTGCCCGCCGCCGATTTCGTCGGCGGCGAAGTGCCGTTCGGCCTGCAATCCGTCTGCCGGACGCTCGCCGAGGCGAACGCGAAGCTCGAGCGCTTCGCATGGCTCGGCGATCATCTCGCGATCGCCGAATGGACGCGCGTCACCGACGAAAGCGAGACGGTGTACGCGCAGCCCGGACATCACACGCTATCGTGCTACCTGGACGGCGGCTACCGCACCGAGCGGCAAAAAATCGCGCGCTACGGCGCGCCGAGCCTGCTCTGCGCGCTGCCGGGCGACCACGAATCGCGCTGGTGGGTGCGCGGCGAGATGCACTTCGTGCACCTGTACTTTCTGCCCGAGCACTTCGCGCGGCGCGCGGTGCGCGAGCTCGATCGCGAGCCGCGCGAGCTGAAGCTCGCCGATCGCACGTATTTCGAGGATGCGCGCGTCGCCGCGCTATGCCGCTCGCTCGCGCTCGAGCGCTGGGACGACGCCGATGGCCGGCTGCGCGTGAACGAAACCGCGCACGAGGTGCTGAGCCTCCTGCTGCGCGGGCAGAGCATGACGGGCGCCGGCGCGCCGTTCAAGGGCGGCCTCGCGCCCGCCGTGCGCCGGCGCGTGCGCGACTACATCGACACGTACCTCGCGCAGCCGATGACGCTCGGCGAGCTCGCGCAGATCGCGTCGCTGTCCGAATACCATTTCTCGAGGATGTTCAGCGTATCGTTCGGCCGCGCGCCGCACGCGTGGATCGCCGAGCAGCGCCTCGCCCGCGCGCGCACGCTGCTGCGCACGACATCGCTGCCGCTCGCGCAGGTCGCCGCGCAATGCGGCTACGCGAACGCCGTGCATCTCAGCCACCGCTTTCGCGACACGCACGGCGCGACGCCGGGCGCGTACCGCCGCGCGATGCAGGCCGCCTAG
- a CDS encoding pyridoxal-phosphate-dependent aminotransferase family protein, with product MSTTDHSPIPCPVVVPLDAILPEEPLLMMGAGPVPIPAAVAKANTIVINHLGATMAKIIEQVKEMARYVFQTRTKWVLGVAGPGSAAMEMAVSNLAWAGTKVLSIKNGFFSARMAEMAMRVGADVATIDVPDRSVASLDEIADAIARERPEIVTIVHGETSNTVWNRHLKEIAAIAKAAGALVVVDAVCTLSTMPLDMDAWGIDAVITGGQKGLSSIPGVSLIAFSDQAWERMKSRPEPNTHWCLDMALAENFWHNAGYHYTAPVSGVLALHEALRLVCAETLENRYARHLRCSLALQAGITGMGLELYAPEACRLNSVVGIAAPRGLTPGLICGHISKQYQVEISGSFGLPIVRIGQMGEQCREHNLFRTLHAFGRTMVDLKVAVDLPAGVAALEQALSGRAA from the coding sequence ATGTCCACGACCGATCACTCGCCCATTCCCTGTCCCGTCGTCGTCCCGCTCGACGCGATCCTGCCCGAAGAACCGCTGCTCATGATGGGCGCCGGCCCCGTGCCGATTCCCGCCGCGGTCGCGAAGGCGAACACGATCGTGATCAACCACCTGGGCGCGACGATGGCGAAGATCATCGAGCAGGTGAAGGAAATGGCCCGCTACGTGTTCCAGACGCGCACGAAGTGGGTGCTGGGCGTCGCGGGGCCGGGCTCCGCCGCGATGGAGATGGCCGTCTCGAATCTCGCGTGGGCCGGCACGAAGGTGCTGTCGATCAAGAACGGTTTCTTCAGCGCGCGGATGGCCGAGATGGCGATGCGCGTCGGCGCGGACGTCGCGACGATCGACGTGCCCGACCGTTCGGTCGCGAGCCTCGACGAAATCGCCGACGCGATCGCGCGCGAGCGTCCCGAGATCGTCACGATCGTTCATGGCGAGACGTCGAACACCGTGTGGAACCGCCATCTGAAGGAGATCGCCGCGATCGCGAAGGCGGCGGGCGCGCTCGTCGTCGTCGACGCGGTCTGCACGCTGTCGACGATGCCGCTCGACATGGACGCGTGGGGGATCGACGCGGTGATCACGGGCGGGCAAAAGGGGCTGTCGTCGATTCCGGGCGTGTCGCTGATCGCGTTTTCCGATCAGGCGTGGGAGCGGATGAAGAGCCGCCCGGAGCCGAACACGCACTGGTGCCTCGACATGGCGCTCGCCGAGAACTTCTGGCACAACGCCGGCTATCACTACACGGCGCCCGTCTCCGGCGTGCTCGCGCTGCACGAGGCGCTGCGGCTCGTCTGCGCGGAGACGCTCGAGAACCGCTACGCGCGGCATCTGCGCTGCTCGCTCGCGCTGCAGGCCGGAATCACCGGGATGGGGCTCGAGCTCTACGCCCCCGAAGCGTGCCGGCTGAACTCGGTCGTCGGCATCGCGGCGCCGCGAGGGCTCACGCCGGGGCTCATCTGCGGGCATATCTCGAAGCAGTACCAGGTCGAGATCTCGGGCTCGTTCGGGCTGCCGATCGTGCGGATCGGCCAGATGGGCGAGCAGTGCCGCGAGCACAACCTGTTCCGCACGCTGCACGCGTTCGGCCGCACGATGGTCGACCTGAAGGTGGCGGTCGATCTGCCGGCCGGCGTCGCCGCGCTCGAGCAGGCGCTGTCGGGGCGCGCCGCTTGA
- a CDS encoding LysR family transcriptional regulator produces the protein MNQIQTMRVFVCVAELQSFRRAARKLGVSNALVTRSIAMLETHLNTRLIHRTTRNLSLTEAGIRYLDGCRALLEEFDQLEASVERAVHEPVGTLRVAVSGLLSPGRITPLVDSYRRQYPKVRVQLTLTEGALDVIEAGYDAGLVTGGRLDGNPALIGHPLMPNTLALCAAPSYIERHGAPHRPDDLVRHACIALPADQHASTWRFVDPDHFTHVVSLQPVYTVNSASMVRAATLAGTGISVLPESYIADALESGELVRILGDYRIDDPDTQLSIVYPNRQFLPARTRSFVEHALYHLGGQKTETNGHYFMREAGTAKRPDVVTGLQ, from the coding sequence ATGAACCAAATCCAGACCATGCGTGTCTTCGTATGTGTTGCCGAACTGCAGAGCTTCCGCCGGGCGGCGCGGAAACTCGGCGTATCGAATGCGCTCGTCACGCGTTCGATCGCGATGCTCGAAACACATCTGAACACGCGTCTCATCCATCGTACGACACGCAATCTGTCGCTGACGGAAGCAGGCATCCGCTATCTCGACGGCTGCAGGGCGCTCCTCGAGGAGTTCGATCAGCTCGAGGCGTCCGTCGAGCGGGCGGTGCACGAGCCCGTCGGCACATTGCGCGTGGCCGTGTCCGGGTTGCTGTCGCCCGGCCGGATCACCCCGCTCGTCGACAGCTACCGGCGCCAGTACCCGAAGGTGCGCGTGCAACTGACGCTCACCGAGGGCGCGCTCGACGTGATCGAAGCCGGCTACGACGCGGGCCTCGTCACGGGCGGCCGCCTCGACGGCAACCCGGCGCTGATCGGCCATCCGCTGATGCCGAACACGCTCGCGCTCTGCGCGGCGCCTTCGTACATCGAGCGGCACGGCGCGCCGCACCGCCCCGACGATCTGGTCCGCCACGCGTGCATCGCGCTGCCGGCCGACCAGCATGCGTCGACCTGGCGCTTCGTCGATCCGGACCACTTCACGCATGTCGTCTCGCTGCAGCCCGTCTACACGGTCAACAGCGCTTCGATGGTGCGCGCGGCGACGCTCGCCGGCACCGGCATTTCGGTGCTGCCGGAGAGCTACATCGCCGATGCGCTCGAAAGCGGCGAGCTCGTGCGGATCCTCGGCGACTACCGGATCGACGATCCCGACACGCAGTTGTCGATCGTCTATCCGAACCGCCAGTTCCTGCCGGCGCGCACCCGCAGCTTCGTCGAGCACGCGCTGTATCACCTCGGCGGGCAGAAGACCGAGACGAACGGCCACTACTTCATGCGCGAAGCCGGCACGGCGAAGCGCCCGGACGTCGTCACCGGGCTCCAGTGA
- a CDS encoding 2-hydroxyacid dehydrogenase produces the protein MRVILFSSRQYDHDSFDAANQSFGYRLHFQPSHLDAETAILARGYEVVCPFVNDTLDTAVLETLAAGGTRVIALRSAGFNHVDLAAAARLGLTVVRVPAYSPHAVAEHAVALILALNRRLPRAVARTREGDFSLNGLLGFDLFGKTVGVIGTGLIGSVFARIMTGFGMRVLAHSLPPHDDALIALGVRYVPLDALLAEADIVSLHCPLMPATHHMIDADALARMKPGAMLINTSRGGLVDTQALIDALKTGQLGHLGLDVYEEESGLFFEDHSDRPLQDDVLARLLTFPNVIVTSHQAFFTREALAEIAHTTLSNIRAWQDGAPQNVVDAGRPG, from the coding sequence GTGCGCGTGATTCTTTTCAGCAGCCGGCAGTACGACCACGATTCGTTCGATGCCGCCAACCAATCGTTCGGCTACCGGCTGCACTTCCAGCCTTCCCATCTCGACGCGGAGACGGCGATCCTCGCGCGCGGCTATGAAGTCGTGTGCCCGTTCGTCAACGACACGCTCGACACCGCCGTGCTCGAGACGCTCGCCGCGGGCGGCACGCGCGTCATCGCGCTGCGCTCGGCCGGCTTCAACCACGTCGATCTCGCGGCGGCCGCGCGGCTCGGGCTCACCGTCGTGCGCGTGCCCGCCTATTCGCCGCATGCGGTGGCCGAGCACGCGGTCGCGCTGATCCTCGCGCTGAACCGGCGCCTGCCGCGCGCGGTCGCGCGCACCCGCGAAGGCGACTTCTCCCTCAACGGGCTGCTCGGCTTCGATCTGTTCGGCAAGACGGTCGGCGTGATCGGCACGGGGCTCATCGGCAGCGTGTTCGCGCGGATCATGACGGGCTTCGGGATGCGCGTGCTCGCACATTCGCTGCCGCCGCACGACGATGCGCTGATCGCGCTCGGCGTGCGCTACGTGCCGCTCGACGCGCTGCTCGCCGAAGCGGACATCGTGAGCCTGCATTGCCCGCTGATGCCCGCGACCCATCACATGATCGACGCCGATGCGCTCGCGCGGATGAAGCCGGGCGCGATGCTGATCAACACGAGCCGCGGCGGCCTCGTCGACACCCAGGCGCTGATCGACGCGCTGAAGACGGGCCAGCTCGGCCATCTCGGGCTCGACGTCTACGAAGAGGAAAGCGGGCTGTTCTTCGAAGACCATTCGGACCGACCGCTGCAGGACGACGTGCTCGCGCGGCTGCTCACGTTTCCCAATGTGATCGTCACGTCGCACCAGGCGTTCTTCACGCGCGAGGCGCTCGCGGAGATCGCGCACACGACGCTGTCGAACATCCGCGCGTGGCAGGACGGCGCGCCGCAGAACGTCGTCGACGCCGGGCGGCCCGGCTGA
- the bluB gene encoding 5,6-dimethylbenzimidazole synthase, which produces MRFDEPAIAAVYRAIFERRDMRHFTSAPVDPAVLARLLRAAHHAPSVGFMQPWRFIRVTDPALREQIHALVDAERRATADALGERHDEFMRLKVEGVRECGELLVVALADGRERHVFGRRTLPEMDLASAACAIQNMWLAARAEGLGMGWVSLFDVDALRRLLAMPDGATPIAVLCLGHVDAFYAKPMLEQERWATRMPLEACLYENGWDAPPTSARNT; this is translated from the coding sequence ATGCGTTTCGACGAACCCGCGATCGCCGCCGTCTACCGCGCGATCTTCGAGCGGCGCGACATGCGCCATTTCACGTCCGCCCCGGTCGATCCCGCCGTGCTCGCGCGCCTGCTGCGCGCCGCGCACCACGCACCGAGCGTCGGCTTCATGCAGCCGTGGCGCTTCATCCGCGTGACCGATCCGGCGCTTCGCGAGCAGATCCACGCGCTCGTCGACGCCGAACGCCGCGCCACCGCCGACGCGCTCGGCGAGCGGCACGACGAGTTCATGCGGCTGAAGGTCGAGGGCGTGCGCGAATGCGGCGAGCTCCTCGTCGTCGCGCTCGCCGATGGGCGCGAGCGGCACGTGTTCGGCCGCCGTACGCTGCCGGAAATGGATCTCGCGTCGGCCGCGTGCGCGATCCAGAACATGTGGCTCGCCGCGCGCGCCGAAGGGCTCGGAATGGGCTGGGTGTCGCTCTTCGACGTCGACGCGCTGCGCCGGCTGCTCGCGATGCCCGACGGCGCGACGCCGATCGCCGTGCTCTGCCTCGGCCACGTCGACGCGTTCTACGCGAAGCCGATGCTCGAGCAAGAGCGCTGGGCCACGCGGATGCCGCTCGAGGCATGCCTGTACGAGAACGGCTGGGACGCCCCGCCGACGTCTGCGCGCAACACCTGA
- a CDS encoding MFS transporter, with translation MPLPLFALAVAAFGIGTTEFVIMGLLPNVARDLGVSIPAAGMLVSGYALGVTIGAPILAVVTAKMPRKATLLALIGVFIVGNLFCAIAPGYATLMVARVVTAFCHGAFFGIGSVVASNLVAPNKRAQAIALMFTGLTLANVLGVPLGTALGQALGWRATFWAVTGIGALAAAALAFCVPKRLEMPAAGIAREFGVLRNPQVLMVLGISVLASASLFTVFTYIAPILEDVTGFTPHDVTLVLLLFGLGLTVGGTVGGKLADWRRMPSLVATLASIGVVLAAFAGTMRTPLPALVTIFVWGVLAFAIVPPLQILIVDRASHAPNLASTLNQGAFNLGNALGAWLGGTAIHAGVPLAKLPWAGAALAMAALALTLWSASLERRAVPGPAGCA, from the coding sequence ATGCCACTGCCTCTGTTTGCCCTTGCCGTTGCCGCGTTTGGCATCGGTACCACCGAGTTCGTCATCATGGGGCTCCTGCCGAATGTCGCGCGCGATCTGGGCGTGTCGATTCCGGCGGCGGGCATGCTCGTGTCCGGCTATGCGCTCGGCGTGACGATCGGCGCGCCGATCCTCGCCGTCGTCACCGCGAAAATGCCGCGCAAGGCGACGCTGCTCGCGCTGATCGGCGTGTTCATCGTCGGTAATCTGTTTTGCGCGATCGCGCCCGGCTACGCGACGCTGATGGTCGCGCGCGTCGTCACCGCGTTCTGCCACGGCGCGTTCTTCGGCATCGGCTCGGTGGTCGCGAGCAACCTCGTCGCGCCGAACAAGCGCGCGCAGGCGATCGCGCTGATGTTCACCGGCCTCACGCTCGCGAACGTGCTCGGCGTGCCGCTCGGCACCGCGCTCGGCCAGGCGCTCGGCTGGCGCGCGACGTTCTGGGCCGTCACCGGCATCGGCGCGCTCGCCGCGGCGGCGCTCGCCTTCTGCGTGCCGAAGCGCCTCGAGATGCCCGCGGCCGGCATCGCGCGCGAGTTCGGCGTGCTGCGCAACCCGCAGGTGCTGATGGTGCTCGGCATCAGCGTGCTCGCGTCGGCGAGCCTCTTCACCGTGTTCACGTACATCGCGCCGATCCTCGAGGACGTGACGGGCTTCACGCCGCACGACGTCACGCTCGTGCTGCTGCTGTTCGGCCTCGGGCTGACGGTCGGCGGCACCGTCGGCGGCAAGCTCGCCGACTGGCGGCGGATGCCGTCGCTCGTCGCGACGCTCGCGTCGATCGGCGTCGTGCTCGCCGCGTTCGCGGGCACGATGCGCACACCGCTGCCCGCGCTCGTGACGATTTTCGTGTGGGGCGTGCTCGCGTTCGCGATCGTGCCGCCGCTGCAGATCCTGATCGTCGATCGCGCGAGCCACGCGCCGAATCTCGCGTCGACGCTCAACCAGGGCGCGTTCAATCTCGGCAACGCGCTCGGCGCGTGGCTCGGCGGCACCGCGATCCACGCGGGCGTGCCGCTCGCGAAACTGCCGTGGGCGGGCGCCGCGCTCGCGATGGCCGCGCTCGCGCTCACGCTGTGGTCCGCATCGCTCGAGCGGCGTGCGGTTCCGGGGCCGGCCGGATGCGCGTGA
- a CDS encoding MFS transporter, which translates to MKTILTRDFLALILSVAVVGLGTGATLPLTALALTEAGHGTRIVGILTAAQAGGGLAVVPFVTAITKRLGARQVIVASVVVLAAATALMQFTSNLVVWGVLRVVCGAALMLLFTIGEAWVNQLADDATRGRVVAIYATNFTLFQMAGPVLVSQIAGMTHVRFALSGALFLLALPSLASIRKTPIADEPHHDAHDRWTRVIPKMPALVVGTAFFALFDTLALSLLPIFAMARGVASEAAVLFAAILLFGDTAMQFPIGWLADKLGRERVHLGAGCVVLALLPLLPAVVTTPWLCWPLLFVLGAAAGSVYTLSLVACGERFRGSALVTASSLVSASWSAASFGGPLVAGALMEQFGGDALIGVLIVSAIAFVGAALWERRALPMQAARRGR; encoded by the coding sequence ATGAAAACCATCCTCACCCGCGATTTTCTCGCGCTCATTCTCAGCGTCGCCGTCGTCGGCCTGGGCACCGGCGCGACCCTCCCCCTCACGGCGCTCGCGCTCACCGAAGCGGGCCACGGCACCCGCATCGTCGGCATCCTGACCGCCGCACAGGCGGGCGGCGGCCTCGCCGTCGTGCCGTTCGTCACGGCGATCACGAAGCGGCTGGGCGCACGGCAGGTGATCGTCGCATCGGTGGTCGTGCTCGCCGCGGCGACCGCGCTGATGCAGTTCACGTCGAACCTCGTCGTCTGGGGCGTGCTGCGCGTCGTCTGCGGCGCCGCGCTGATGCTGCTCTTCACGATCGGCGAAGCCTGGGTCAACCAGCTCGCCGACGATGCGACACGCGGGCGCGTCGTCGCGATCTACGCGACGAACTTCACGCTGTTCCAGATGGCGGGGCCCGTGCTCGTGAGCCAGATCGCCGGCATGACGCACGTGCGTTTCGCGCTGAGCGGCGCGCTCTTTCTGCTCGCGCTGCCGTCGCTCGCGTCGATCCGCAAAACGCCCATCGCCGACGAGCCGCATCACGACGCGCACGACCGCTGGACCCGCGTGATACCGAAGATGCCCGCGCTCGTCGTCGGCACCGCGTTCTTCGCGCTGTTCGACACGCTCGCGCTGTCGCTACTGCCGATCTTCGCGATGGCGCGCGGCGTCGCGAGCGAAGCGGCCGTGCTGTTCGCGGCGATCCTGCTGTTCGGCGACACCGCGATGCAGTTCCCGATCGGCTGGCTCGCCGACAAACTCGGCCGCGAACGCGTGCACCTCGGCGCGGGATGCGTCGTGCTCGCGTTGCTGCCGCTGCTGCCCGCCGTCGTCACGACACCGTGGCTCTGCTGGCCGCTTCTTTTCGTGCTCGGCGCGGCGGCGGGCAGCGTCTACACGCTGTCGCTCGTCGCGTGCGGCGAGCGCTTTCGCGGCTCGGCGCTCGTGACCGCGAGCTCGCTCGTGTCGGCGTCGTGGAGCGCGGCGAGCTTCGGCGGGCCGCTCGTCGCGGGCGCGCTGATGGAGCAGTTCGGCGGCGACGCGCTGATCGGCGTACTGATCGTGTCGGCGATCGCGTTCGTCGGCGCGGCGCTGTGGGAGCGGCGCGCGCTGCCGATGCAGGCGGCCCGGCGGGGACGTTGA